From the genome of Henningerozyma blattae CBS 6284 chromosome 8, complete genome:
TAACTCAGCTTGTTTTAAAACTTCTTGTTGTTCTTCCAAAGttaaatcttcaaattGAACTTGATTAGCATTGTATTCTTCctgtaatttttcaaaatcattaGGATCATCCAATAATGCCTTAATACCAATCAAATCAGCTTCATTGAATAATTCCAGTATAGCTTCTGCCTTTTCAACACTCATTGTGGCAAAAACTTCATTAACTTTATCTAAATTACTAGTTTTCACTGCATCTTGCATATCCTTtggtaatttattaaaaatttcaacttTTCTAATATCTTCTGGATCTTTTGAATTGAAGTTTGGTAAATTCACTTCTAATTCAGTAGAATCATCTAATGCCTTTAATTGAATAGTTTCAACACCTTGGATTTCTCcattttcttcttgttcttcCTGTTCCATAATCTTACAACGATTTTTAACATGCTCAAATTTAGTTTGAACAGATTCTAAAAATTGTTGTTTACCTTTAGGATTTTCTGTATTTAATAGAACTCTATTGAAAAACattccaataatttcttttaatttattaacatCTAAATatggaattttttgaatatcgTAAATTTCACGAATATATGACATTAATTCAGATTGATGGATTATTTGGTAAGCTAAAGTAGAGTTACCATTTAATTCatattcaaaagatttcatcattaatGCATCCTTTTGTTGTTCAGATAAGATTTGcatattatcaattaaataattttcacATTGCTTATAATTACCAACAGTAATTTCACcaaatttttcagtttCAGGAGCAAGTTTCATTACATCATCCTTATATTCGataaattctaatttagGTTTTGGTAATGAAATAGTATTAGATGTAGATGATGCTTCTTTTAAACTTTCCATAGCTTTAACATTATTAGAACTAGTTTCAGAATTCTTAtcctttttgtttaaaaaaCTGGAATTGAAACCAGTATGAACATCATCAGATGATATATGcgaatttttttcaatatataatttattaagttTTTCTTTTGCCTCTTTAGTAACATGATCAATTTTAGCTCTATGTTTTGAAATCATTTCTCTAATAAGTTTACCATCTTTTGgatctttattttccttCTTAGCATCATTAGCTAACTgttcaaataaatcttcaaCCATTTCATTGAAAGTTGGAATATCAGGGTCAACATTATCACCAGTACTTTTctcatttttatcaaaattcgcatttaaatattttgagaCCGTAACagttgaaattaaatcttcatcttttaattctaataatagcTTATCAACACGTTTATTTAAATGTGCATACATTGTGACTTGAGCTTCTAATGTTTTTATGtcattatttcttttaaatctcTCTTCATGAATACTTTGTTGTTTCCATTTAATGAAGGAACGTTTATCAACATTTGGATGAACTTCAATATCTGAATCATCAgataattctattttatcCCATTTAGAGTAATCAATTGCCATAGTTATTTGCTTTAttttgtgtttttttttagaaatttagtaccataaaaatatatatatcaaatatcaaattttaaattaattgatgcCTTTAGCAGGTATTAATCTATATATGATCCTTAAGTCTTTAATAGATTTCAAATACTTTAATCATAtcttaaatttcaaatttcaaatttctaGAAAATTCGGTCATTTCAAacgaaaaaataaatatcactaatattttatatatctttataaACCAGTATAAACTAATGAGTATTTGAACAGTCAGGAATTAAACCAATGCGAATAGCTTAAAAGACACTTATCTTTGACTgcttctaataaaaaaaaaaaatctaaaaaaaaaattggcCAGAAAGAGCGAACTTAAAATATCCCCTAATCGCTTCATGCTAAAGATATCATGTTAGTAGTACTCAGCCAGCAAGTCATTATTGATCGCAGACGTATATGTACACAATTATCTAACGATAAAAATCAGGAcgagaaatatttaatccGTATTCCGCTACAGCACTGCTTAAATCATTTACTGTCAACACAACTTTACTAGCGGTTGTCTTTTCATTCTGTTGAGCTTGTTGCTGAGAAATCTGTTGTTGACCTGGATTCTGTTGACCCATCATCAACTGTCTAGCTCTTGATTGACCATTGTTAGCATTATACACAGCAACAGATGATCTTATTCTTGAATATTCATAAGCATCGCAAGCTATATCactaataaatttttgagTAGCTAATGCCAATAATCTTTTAACTCGAACGTCCCCACACTGAAAACCGTTTTTGGCCATATAATAATCGATAACGGGATCTGGAATAATTGGAGCATTATCTTCCATCATATCCAGCAATTCACTTAAAGTTTTATCTTTTCTCGTAAACTCCggtaattcaaataatttaccGCTACCATCATCTAGCATTTTAGTCTCTTGTTGATCTAACTTCTCTTGTTCTTCAGCTCTTTGAAATAATGCAGCATTATCTACTGCTCCtccatcatcattatcattgaATTCATCATCTATCTCTTCATCCACATTCATAGAATCGACAGGACCAAACTCgttaaattctttttcacTCATTATTCAACgtaatatatgtatatatatatatacaaatacCAACACAATCTAGTTTGAAAAGGGTTGTTGGGGTATGCCTCTACTCTCGTAgttatatctttattatttttattattaacaaaattgtcattttccattttagattgtttttttcttcattatgCAGAATACTCCTGAGCGCGGGTAACTTTCTTTTGATTAATTAAGTATAAACTAAATCTTAAATATGTATTGAATATAAGGAAAATATGCAAATACTAAAAGAAGGATACTTGAAAATAGGTACTCAAATCATCAAAGGGACTAAAACCAATATCATatactttattaaatttagcTTTGTGGATTCAATCAAGTTGATTTTACATCAATTACCTATCAATTGAGTTAGTAGATTTCATTTAAACTCTAAAGCTTACCccttttgataatttttcagtTGATTAAAATAGTATCTTTTCAActgtaaatatatttataatggATCCATTTGCATATTCACAGGAAGATATTCAAGATTTTTATAATCTTAAGTCACTAAATCCGTCTTCCTCATGGAATGAAGATTCAAcgaatttaattgatttatccAAATGGCAAGATTCCATTCCAATGCCAGAAAGATCttatgaaatattaaaagatttagctcaacaacaacagtCTGTAAGTGATAAACAAGCTGCACAATATCTAACTAatgattctttaaaatcaattacTGATCCGTTAAGCAATGAAAAGATGTTAacattattagaaaatcaTCATGTACCAGATGacaagaaattaaattatttgataaatagTAAAAACTTTAATGTTAAAGCTTTTCTGAGAGATATCCATAATACTGATTCTTTTGAAACTTTATCAAGCTCGTTAGATAGCTTAGATTATTCATTACAACAACAATCTGAtgctttaaaaaatttagttCAACAAAATTTTGCAAAATATGTTAGAGTTAAAAATAGATTGGATCAAATTTACGGTCAATTTTCAGATGAAAACAACAATTCTACAATAAATTCAAACGGAATTATGATATCTCaaccaaataataatagtaaccAATCAAGTTCTTTAGGAATCGATGATTTAAGCGTAAGTGTTGATCAATCTATTAGAGCGACAACTATGAAATTAAAACCATTGATTGATACGGATAAGAAgattaacaattttaaaaaaacaaaacagttcattgaagaaaataaagaattcttCAATTCTCCAAGAATTCttatgaaatatttaaataatggtGAGTACAATAGCTTAATGCTAGAATAtgcaaaatcaaaaaaattatataatgaattagaaaatctTTACAAGGGAAAATCTCCAAAAGGGAATAGTACTCAATCCACTTCGATGAGTCAAAAACAAACTTGGGATTTTAACAAGAAATCTCAAAAAGTTCCTAAAGTTattgaaaagattaaaaccgaaattgaaaatattatgaacCTATACAAAAAACAAGTTTGGAATTCTTTAATgaatgatgaagataacACCTCGCATACTTTTTTCTTAccattaatttcaaaattgttAGATATGAATGCTGAAGAAAACCCAATTGTTAAATGGATAGATTCAAGATTAGATTCAATTGAAACTCAAATAACAACAACTTCAAATGAAATgattgataaaattattaaagctCAGCAATCAATACTGAGAAATAGTGATACAATAATACCCGCTTCGGAAACTAATCAAAATGATACCGAGGAATATGAAGAAGACTCCATTGAGTTGAGATACTActattcaattaattcatttttccCAGAATTGGGcgttaattcaaataaagatGGCTCATCCATGTTTACATCTCAAAGTTTGACCGACTCTTCAAATATCGTTGAAATGTGGCtgctaattttaaaatacatTCATCAATTAGAAGGCATTAGCtgtaaatttattgaattgtGGGAGCATATACAAAACTTCTTAGATGGTACATATCAAAgttctattattaatgaaaagcGTAAGGACAACATTTTAGTTGGTGACATTGATGTCATTGAATCTAAACATTTAATGAGATTATCAAATCAACAAGTACAAGATATAATGAAGAGAGGGgaaaaatttgtaaaattattcactggtaaactattattattctttggCTGTTCACAGGAGACGTTAGCAAATCATACAGCAAAAATGGCTACAGAAAGTGAACAACCCAAAGATTTTGGGTTTATACCACCAAACGCAAACGGGTTAAGTTGCTTACGTTATTTACCCAAAATCTTAAatccattattaaaaactACTACTGAACTTGCACAATTGAATATTAGCGATCACTCAATAAGTGTTCTACGCCGAGTAGTTAATGTTTTAATTGTTCGCTGCGTTCATTCTATTTCAGCTGTAAAACTAAGAGATCTTTCTCTATTATATAAACTTGAAGATTGGACAGTTTATGAGACAGTACCTGATTTAACcaacaaaaatatagagTATGGTATTACTCAATTTCCAGACATTGCATGCTCTTTCCAAAGACTTACGATATATGCTATTCgtgatattttattttcttttgagaGATTGCCAAGAATAAACAATATTACTGTTACGGGATATCCTTCCAAGGAATTATTAACCAAAATCGAAAGTAAACAGTTAGACTCCATGTCAAATGTGTTACAATCTGTCTTACAAAATGCTGCAAAAGAAAAGGATAACCCAAGAACTTCACATACTATTCTAACATTAACTAATTTACAATATATCCGTGAATGTACTTTCCCAGAAATTgttcattattataatgaGGCATTTGAATCTAATTTAGACGCAAATTCTTCAAGCTTATTTACATTGTTATCCAAAATGGAACAGTCTATTTTTGGCAACTATTTATCAGACTTAAAAgtgaatattaaaaatattttagtttCAAGATTTAATTCCATTGATTGGCCAAATTATACGTCAAATTCATTCAGAGTAAGTgattatattattgaagTATTAATGCTATTAGTAACTGTCCATAGCGAATGCTTTCGAATTGGACCACAATTAATCTATAAAGTTCTAGAAGAAACACAACTCTTCATTAGTAAATTCTTATTTGAAGcgtttaaaaaattcatagGAAAACTCTCTGCAGATGGTTTATTACAGGTAACAGTAGACTTACAATTCTTGCAAAACGTATTAGGTAAGTTGCTAGAAAAGGATACTGAAGTTACATTGGCAGCCTGTCTACAAAATTGTTTCCAAAATGATCTGAACAGAATGAACACCTGCATAACTGAAACTAAACCTATTGTTTCAGCAAATATCGCTAGAACAAGCATGCAGTTTGCTGCATTTAACTCCGAATAAGCTCACTGACTAGtttaattttagatttattGTGTTTACCACTAATATTAGATGCTATTGGTATAGAATTTATCCCATTATGAATATACATCCCTACCAAGCCGTTTAAAGATGATAACTCTGAAGTCCCcccaaaaaaatattcaaattgatGTTATagaagtatatatatatatatatctatatatattaatattcaataattaCTTAACCAAAGTTTGATGATGagaaattatacaatttCTGCTTGCGCATTGAGACTATTAGTGTAGAGACCATGTGTGTAGAGACTGTGAgtcttattatttaatttttatgtATCTGATTTATTTCTGTTTTGCTGTTTTGCAATTCTTGGTTTTTAGGCTTAATCTgttctaaatatttatgtGCAGCTCTTCGATATCTAgataaatcaatttcattgTTCTTTATCTCACTTCTGTTTTTTCCAGATTCCTTTGCCAGATAGTTGTTTAATATTCCATGTTTATCTTGTGAATCATACTGAATGTACTTTGCAcacaaatattcaattaatgtctttgatttatcatttgaatgGACGTCAGAATTTCTTAATGTTTTCATTACGCCACGGTACTTTTGCATTTGAGATTCTAGATTAAGAATACATTGAGCGTGTGAAATCAAACGTTGCCATTGTTGCAATTCTTTCATTCTACTTTCTGCGTCTGTAATTTATGGAGTTGAATGTGAATGTTTCTTAGATGTGAATTTTGAAGGATTATGAGAAAAGTGCTTAGATTTTCTGTAACTTTTTGAAGAGATTTTTCCAATCTTTTTATACTTATAAGGCTTTGGAAATTTTGGTGTAATTGCTTTAATCTTCTGGGGACTTAATTTAGATTCCATCTTCTAGAGAATACtgtaaattaattaaaatatgaaaGAGTATAGTATGTTAGTCTTAAGCATAAAAAGAgatatttccaaaaaaaaaaaaaaaatagaaaagaaaataaatttataggcaaaaaaatattatgaataGCCCATagatataattaaatttttaatacttgatgtttttttatatgCTTATTTCTTTAGTGA
Proteins encoded in this window:
- the CDC37 gene encoding Hsp90 co-chaperone CDC37 (similar to Saccharomyces cerevisiae CDC37 (YDR168W); ancestral locus Anc_8.361); the protein is MAIDYSKWDKIELSDDSDIEVHPNVDKRSFIKWKQQSIHEERFKRNNDIKTLEAQVTMYAHLNKRVDKLLLELKDEDLISTVTVSKYLNANFDKNEKSTGDNVDPDIPTFNEMVEDLFEQLANDAKKENKDPKDGKLIREMISKHRAKIDHVTKEAKEKLNKLYIEKNSHISSDDVHTGFNSSFLNKKDKNSETSSNNVKAMESLKEASSTSNTISLPKPKLEFIEYKDDVMKLAPETEKFGEITVGNYKQCENYLIDNMQILSEQQKDALMMKSFEYELNGNSTLAYQIIHQSELMSYIREIYDIQKIPYLDVNKLKEIIGMFFNRVLLNTENPKGKQQFLESVQTKFEHVKNRCKIMEQEEQEENGEIQGVETIQLKALDDSTELEVNLPNFNSKDPEDIRKVEIFNKLPKDMQDAVKTSNLDKVNEVFATMSVEKAEAILELFNEADLIGIKALLDDPNDFEKLQEEYNANQVQFEDLTLEEQQEVLKQAELQKSQSTEPSNTLSNNNETSTNVENSITENIDIPTSDIVD
- the TAF10 gene encoding Taf10p (similar to Saccharomyces cerevisiae TAF10 (YDR167W); ancestral locus Anc_8.360), which codes for MSEKEFNEFGPVDSMNVDEEIDDEFNDNDDGGAVDNAALFQRAEEQEKLDQQETKMLDDGSGKLFELPEFTRKDKTLSELLDMMEDNAPIIPDPVIDYYMAKNGFQCGDVRVKRLLALATQKFISDIACDAYEYSRIRSSVAVYNANNGQSRARQLMMGQQNPGQQQISQQQAQQNEKTTASKVVLTVNDLSSAVAEYGLNISRPDFYR
- the SEC5 gene encoding exocyst subunit SEC5 (similar to Saccharomyces cerevisiae SEC5 (YDR166C); ancestral locus Anc_8.357), producing MDPFAYSQEDIQDFYNLKSLNPSSSWNEDSTNLIDLSKWQDSIPMPERSYEILKDLAQQQQSVSDKQAAQYLTNDSLKSITDPLSNEKMLTLLENHHVPDDKKLNYLINSKNFNVKAFLRDIHNTDSFETLSSSLDSLDYSLQQQSDALKNLVQQNFAKYVRVKNRLDQIYGQFSDENNNSTINSNGIMISQPNNNSNQSSSLGIDDLSVSVDQSIRATTMKLKPLIDTDKKINNFKKTKQFIEENKEFFNSPRILMKYLNNGEYNSLMLEYAKSKKLYNELENLYKGKSPKGNSTQSTSMSQKQTWDFNKKSQKVPKVIEKIKTEIENIMNLYKKQVWNSLMNDEDNTSHTFFLPLISKLLDMNAEENPIVKWIDSRLDSIETQITTTSNEMIDKIIKAQQSILRNSDTIIPASETNQNDTEEYEEDSIELRYYYSINSFFPELGVNSNKDGSSMFTSQSLTDSSNIVEMWLLILKYIHQLEGISCKFIELWEHIQNFLDGTYQSSIINEKRKDNILVGDIDVIESKHLMRLSNQQVQDIMKRGEKFVKLFTGKLLLFFGCSQETLANHTAKMATESEQPKDFGFIPPNANGLSCLRYLPKILNPLLKTTTELAQLNISDHSISVLRRVVNVLIVRCVHSISAVKLRDLSLLYKLEDWTVYETVPDLTNKNIEYGITQFPDIACSFQRLTIYAIRDILFSFERLPRINNITVTGYPSKELLTKIESKQLDSMSNVLQSVLQNAAKEKDNPRTSHTILTLTNLQYIRECTFPEIVHYYNEAFESNLDANSSSLFTLLSKMEQSIFGNYLSDLKVNIKNILVSRFNSIDWPNYTSNSFRVSDYIIEVLMLLVTVHSECFRIGPQLIYKVLEETQLFISKFLFEAFKKFIGKLSADGLLQVTVDLQFLQNVLGKLLEKDTEVTLAACLQNCFQNDLNRMNTCITETKPIVSANIARTSMQFAAFNSE